In Juglans regia cultivar Chandler chromosome 5, Walnut 2.0, whole genome shotgun sequence, the following are encoded in one genomic region:
- the LOC108994513 gene encoding TMV resistance protein N-like isoform X1: MSTQTPSSSTPEVSKKRKRDNSSSSRWKHEVFLSFYGKDTRTSFTDHLYADLKRKGILVFRDDEALQRGEDISKALRKAIQKSQYVIVILSENYASSKWCLRELAEIVEWEKKTKLITIIPIFYYVNPSDVRNQRGTFAKAFAAHEKDPKLDIKEIKMWKKAFSKVGNIKGEHIHDRYESTIIQDISRRISRKLNSRFSSHDYDKLVAIDCPVDKMMKLLDMESDDVLFIGIHGMGGVGKTTLAEIIYDRVSNSNSQFEGSSFISCIREKSVSARDLASLQKELLSTIMEEEIHVWDQNQGYRMRKKMLSNKRVFIVLDDVASDEQLTALAGDRKWFGPGSRVIITSRDSHLLKRHGVNVIYKVEQLQEDEALQLFSLSAFDKTHPPKNYKDLSMDFVNYAQGLPLALNVLGSFLYEREIDAWKSVRDKLKAIPNPKIMDVLQISFDGLEESQKELFLDIAFVFRGHEHISSGMLLESFGHYRIDIDILLEKSIISKSKYGWLSMHDLLKELGREIVRRECRRDHPGGRSRLFCVEDLYHVLETDTGTDATKAIVVHSCAETEDQKVLKAKAFSKMRKLRYLKFPDSRTIQWSGDPLKYMPTNELRFLEWPGYHLKTLPSSFQQKHLTVLRLYDSRIKQLWKGSMVLPNLKVFDPSNSKNLIETPDLTGIPNLESLNLDGCRSLCEVHPSIGSLKKLKWLTLDKCSSLEKLPDLSSLECLTYLEASETTMTQIPSVNLRPKSNIDDFGVRFYFSGSKLMRLESRDPIYDIGSLVEYQREGTYDYIEAKCIDFDSKVENILDMAGVVISALDDDLNMISGWSLGFHMIPDWVQYKSNGSFVKIDLDANTNPEMGLAFFIEVRLTIVFKTDEEYYVEYNCSSYSKMSPILNVSFGKRIGFWVYIPAVLRLLDIRKVIKISFKTCCTLSEKEVEVKECGVHLVFPDDANSKFYNSIAPFGHSGFSNSNFHRKFEANMMKDKRKEKKEKGIRKLKKGGGSYESYD, encoded by the exons ATGTCCACTCAAACACCCTCTTCATCTACTCCTGAAGTTagtaagaagagaaaaagagacaaTTCATCTTCGTCTCGATGGAAACATGAAGTTTTCCTTAGTTTTTATGGCAAAGACACTCGCACAAGTTTTACGGATCATCTATATGCTGATTTAAAACGGAAAGGTATTCTCGTATTTAGGGATGATGAAGCACTCCAGCGAGGAGAAGACATTTCTAAAGCGCTTCGGAAAGCAATTCAAAAATCACAATACGTCATCGTCATTCTTTCGGAAAATTATGCTTCTTCCAAATGGTGCCTCAGGGAACTTGCCGAGATCGTTGAATGGGAGAAAAAGACGAAGCTGATCACAATTATTCCTATTTTCTACTATGTGAATCCTTCAGACGTAAGAAATCAAAGAGGAACTTTTGCAAAAGCTTTCGCCGCACATGAGAAAGATCCCAAGCTAGACATCAAAGAGATTAAAATGTGGAAAAAAGCTTTCAGTAAGGTGGGCAATATTAAAGGAGAGCACATACATGACAG GTACGAATCAACAATTATACAAGACATCAGTAGACGTATATCTCGTAAGTTGAATTCTAGGTTCTCTAGTCATGATTACGATAAACTTGTTGCAATAGACTGCCCTGTAGACAAAATGATGAAGTTATTGGATATGGAATCGGATGATGTTCTCTTCATAGGAATTCATGGGATGGGTGGCGTTGGTAAGACAACGCTGGCCgaaataatttatgatagaGTTTCTAATTCTAATAGTCAATTTGAAGGAAGCagctttatttcttgtattAGAGAAAAATCTGTTAGTGCTCGTGATTTAGCTTCTTTACAAAAAGAACTCCTTTCTACAATCATGGAAGAAGAAATACATGTATGGGATCAAAACCAGGGATATCGGATGAGAAAGAAGATGCTGAGTAATAAAAGGGTTTTTATTGTCCTTGATGATGTGGCTAGTGACGAGCAACTGACGGCATTAGCAGGGGATCGGAAATGGTTTGGTCCAGGGAGTAGGGTGATTATAACAAGCAGAGATAGTCATCTGTTGAAGAGGCATGGAGTGAATGTTATCTATAAGGTTGAGCAGCTTCAAGAAGATGAAGCATTGCAGCTCTTTAGTTTGTCAGCCTTCGACAAAACCCATCCACCAAAGAATTACAAGGATCTATCTATGGATTTTGTGAATTATGCTCAAGGCCTTCCTTTAGCTCTTAATGTTTTGGGTTCCTTCTTatatgagagagaaatagatgCATGGAAAAGTGTGAGAGATAAACTAAAAGCAATTCCTAATCCAAAAATTATGGATGTACTTCAAATAAGTTTTGATGGGCTGGAGGAATCGCAAAAAGAGTTATTTTTGGATATAGCGTTTGTCTTCAGAGGACATGAGCACATATCTTCTGGGATGTTATTAGAAAGTTTTGGTCATTATCGCATCGACATTGATATTCTCCTCGAGAAGTCCATCATAAGCAAATCAAAATATGGATGGTtgtccatgcatgatttgctaaAAGAACTGGGCAGGGAAATAGTTCGCCGCGAATGCCGTAGAGATCACCCTGGAGGACGTAGTAGACTATTTTGTGTGGAGGATCTCTATCACGTACTGGAGACTGATACT GGAACTGATGCAACTAAAGCCATAGTCGTGCATTCTTGTGCTGAAACGGAAGATCAGAAAGTACTCAAAGCCAAAGCATTTTCAAAGATGAGAAAATTGAGGTATCTTAAATTCCCTGATTCTCGAACTATACAATGGAGTGGAGATCCTTTAAAATACATGCCAACCAATGAGTTGCGATTTCTAGAGTGGCCTGGATATCATTTGAAAACCTTGCCGAGCAGTTTCCAACAAAAACATCTTACTGTTCTAAGGTTGTATGACAGTCGTATCAAACAACTATGGAAGGGGTCGATG GTTTTACCCAATTTGAAGGTATTTGATCCGAGTAATTCTAAGAACTTGATTGAAACACCAGATTTGACTGGAATCCCAAATCTTGAGAGTTTAAACCTGGATGGTTGTAGAAGCTTGTGTGAGGTGCACCCATCCATCGGAagtctcaaaaaattaaaatggttgACACTTGACAAATGTTCAAGCCTTGAGAAGTTACCAGACCTGAGTAGTTTGGAATGCCTGACCTATCTTGAAGCAAGTGAAACTACTATGACACAAATACCATCTGTCAATCTAAGGCCTAAGAGCAATATTGATGACTTTGGCGTTCGATTTTATTTTAGTGGAAGCAAGTTGATGCGACTTGAATCAAGGGATCCCATCTATGATATCGGATCACTTGTAGAATATCAGAGGGAAGGAACATATGATTACATAGAAGCAAAGTGCATTGATTTTGACAGCaaagtagaaaatattttagacatgGCAGGTGTTGTTATTTCGGCTTTAGATGACGATTTG AACATGATAAGTGGATGGTCGTTGGGATTCCATATGATTCCAGATTGGGTCCAGTATAAAAGTAATGGCTCCTTTGTAAAGATAGATTTGGATGCTAATACAAATCCGGAGATGGGGTTAGCTTTCTTTATT GAGGTGAGGCTTACAATAGTGTTTAAGACGgatgaagaatattatgtgGAATATAATTGTTCAAGTTACAGTAAAATGTCTCCTATCTTGAACGTCTCTTTTGGTAAGCGAATTGGATTCTGGGTGTATATACCGGCAGTTTTGCGGTTATTGGATATACGGAAGGTCATTAagatttcatttaaaacatgctGTACTTTGAGTGAAAAAGAAGTAGAAGTGAAAGAATGCGGGGTGCATTTAGTATTTCCAGATGATGCTAATTCAAAGTTCTATAATAGCATTGCTCCTTTTGGCCATTCgggattttcaaattcaaatttccaTCGAAAATTTGAAGCCAATATGATGAaggacaaaagaaaagaaaaaaaggaaaaaggaataAGAAAGTTGAAGAAGGGTGGCGGCAGTTATGAATCTTATGATTAA
- the LOC108994513 gene encoding TMV resistance protein N-like isoform X2, whose amino-acid sequence MSTQTPSSSTPEVSKKRKRDNSSSSRWKHEVFLSFYGKDTRTSFTDHLYADLKRKGILVFRDDEALQRGEDISKALRKAIQKSQYVIVILSENYASSKWCLRELAEIVEWEKKTKLITIIPIFYYVNPSDVRNQRGTFAKAFAAHEKDPKLDIKEIKMWKKAFSKVGNIKGEHIHDRYESTIIQDISRRISRKLNSRFSSHDYDKLVAIDCPVDKMMKLLDMESDDVLFIGIHGMGGVGKTTLAEIIYDRVSNSNSQFEGSSFISCIREKSVSARDLASLQKELLSTIMEEEIHVWDQNQGYRMRKKMLSNKRVFIVLDDVASDEQLTALAGDRKWFGPGSRVIITSRDSHLLKRHGVNVIYKVEQLQEDEALQLFSLSAFDKTHPPKNYKDLSMDFVNYAQGLPLALNVLGSFLYEREIDAWKSVRDKLKAIPNPKIMDVLQISFDGLEESQKELFLDIAFVFRGHEHISSGMLLESFGHYRIDIDILLEKSIISKSKYGWLSMHDLLKELGREIVRRECRRDHPGGRSRLFCVEDLYHVLETDTGTDATKAIVVHSCAETEDQKVLKAKAFSKMRKLRYLKFPDSRTIQWSGDPLKYMPTNELRFLEWPGYHLKTLPSSFQQKHLTVLRLYDSRIKQLWKGSMVLPNLKVFDPSNSKNLIETPDLTGIPNLESLNLDGCRSLCEVHPSIGSLKKLKWLTLDKCSSLEKLPDLSSLECLTYLEASETTMTQIPSVNLRPKSNIDDFGVRFYFSGSKLMRLESRDPIYDIGSLVEYQREGTYDYIEAKCIDFDSKVENILDMAGVVISALDDDLNMISGWSLGFHMIPDWVQYKSNGSFVKIDLDANTNPEMGR is encoded by the exons ATGTCCACTCAAACACCCTCTTCATCTACTCCTGAAGTTagtaagaagagaaaaagagacaaTTCATCTTCGTCTCGATGGAAACATGAAGTTTTCCTTAGTTTTTATGGCAAAGACACTCGCACAAGTTTTACGGATCATCTATATGCTGATTTAAAACGGAAAGGTATTCTCGTATTTAGGGATGATGAAGCACTCCAGCGAGGAGAAGACATTTCTAAAGCGCTTCGGAAAGCAATTCAAAAATCACAATACGTCATCGTCATTCTTTCGGAAAATTATGCTTCTTCCAAATGGTGCCTCAGGGAACTTGCCGAGATCGTTGAATGGGAGAAAAAGACGAAGCTGATCACAATTATTCCTATTTTCTACTATGTGAATCCTTCAGACGTAAGAAATCAAAGAGGAACTTTTGCAAAAGCTTTCGCCGCACATGAGAAAGATCCCAAGCTAGACATCAAAGAGATTAAAATGTGGAAAAAAGCTTTCAGTAAGGTGGGCAATATTAAAGGAGAGCACATACATGACAG GTACGAATCAACAATTATACAAGACATCAGTAGACGTATATCTCGTAAGTTGAATTCTAGGTTCTCTAGTCATGATTACGATAAACTTGTTGCAATAGACTGCCCTGTAGACAAAATGATGAAGTTATTGGATATGGAATCGGATGATGTTCTCTTCATAGGAATTCATGGGATGGGTGGCGTTGGTAAGACAACGCTGGCCgaaataatttatgatagaGTTTCTAATTCTAATAGTCAATTTGAAGGAAGCagctttatttcttgtattAGAGAAAAATCTGTTAGTGCTCGTGATTTAGCTTCTTTACAAAAAGAACTCCTTTCTACAATCATGGAAGAAGAAATACATGTATGGGATCAAAACCAGGGATATCGGATGAGAAAGAAGATGCTGAGTAATAAAAGGGTTTTTATTGTCCTTGATGATGTGGCTAGTGACGAGCAACTGACGGCATTAGCAGGGGATCGGAAATGGTTTGGTCCAGGGAGTAGGGTGATTATAACAAGCAGAGATAGTCATCTGTTGAAGAGGCATGGAGTGAATGTTATCTATAAGGTTGAGCAGCTTCAAGAAGATGAAGCATTGCAGCTCTTTAGTTTGTCAGCCTTCGACAAAACCCATCCACCAAAGAATTACAAGGATCTATCTATGGATTTTGTGAATTATGCTCAAGGCCTTCCTTTAGCTCTTAATGTTTTGGGTTCCTTCTTatatgagagagaaatagatgCATGGAAAAGTGTGAGAGATAAACTAAAAGCAATTCCTAATCCAAAAATTATGGATGTACTTCAAATAAGTTTTGATGGGCTGGAGGAATCGCAAAAAGAGTTATTTTTGGATATAGCGTTTGTCTTCAGAGGACATGAGCACATATCTTCTGGGATGTTATTAGAAAGTTTTGGTCATTATCGCATCGACATTGATATTCTCCTCGAGAAGTCCATCATAAGCAAATCAAAATATGGATGGTtgtccatgcatgatttgctaaAAGAACTGGGCAGGGAAATAGTTCGCCGCGAATGCCGTAGAGATCACCCTGGAGGACGTAGTAGACTATTTTGTGTGGAGGATCTCTATCACGTACTGGAGACTGATACT GGAACTGATGCAACTAAAGCCATAGTCGTGCATTCTTGTGCTGAAACGGAAGATCAGAAAGTACTCAAAGCCAAAGCATTTTCAAAGATGAGAAAATTGAGGTATCTTAAATTCCCTGATTCTCGAACTATACAATGGAGTGGAGATCCTTTAAAATACATGCCAACCAATGAGTTGCGATTTCTAGAGTGGCCTGGATATCATTTGAAAACCTTGCCGAGCAGTTTCCAACAAAAACATCTTACTGTTCTAAGGTTGTATGACAGTCGTATCAAACAACTATGGAAGGGGTCGATG GTTTTACCCAATTTGAAGGTATTTGATCCGAGTAATTCTAAGAACTTGATTGAAACACCAGATTTGACTGGAATCCCAAATCTTGAGAGTTTAAACCTGGATGGTTGTAGAAGCTTGTGTGAGGTGCACCCATCCATCGGAagtctcaaaaaattaaaatggttgACACTTGACAAATGTTCAAGCCTTGAGAAGTTACCAGACCTGAGTAGTTTGGAATGCCTGACCTATCTTGAAGCAAGTGAAACTACTATGACACAAATACCATCTGTCAATCTAAGGCCTAAGAGCAATATTGATGACTTTGGCGTTCGATTTTATTTTAGTGGAAGCAAGTTGATGCGACTTGAATCAAGGGATCCCATCTATGATATCGGATCACTTGTAGAATATCAGAGGGAAGGAACATATGATTACATAGAAGCAAAGTGCATTGATTTTGACAGCaaagtagaaaatattttagacatgGCAGGTGTTGTTATTTCGGCTTTAGATGACGATTTG AACATGATAAGTGGATGGTCGTTGGGATTCCATATGATTCCAGATTGGGTCCAGTATAAAAGTAATGGCTCCTTTGTAAAGATAGATTTGGATGCTAATACAAATCCGGAGATGGG GAGGTGA